One Jeotgalibaca porci genomic region harbors:
- a CDS encoding GNAT family N-acetyltransferase, with product MEYKFEKYGNGYRQLDATGHTIAEITYEPLDDNTVAANHTFVDPSLRGQGVAEMLLDHLADVMRKENKKIVAQCSYVVDQFNRKPDKYADVMTEQR from the coding sequence ATGGAATATAAATTTGAGAAATATGGTAATGGATACCGTCAATTAGACGCAACCGGACATACGATTGCAGAAATTACTTATGAGCCGCTCGATGACAATACAGTCGCTGCGAATCATACGTTTGTAGATCCATCATTACGCGGCCAAGGTGTTGCGGAAATGTTGTTGGATCATTTAGCAGATGTAATGCGTAAAGAAAACAAAAAAATTGTCGCCCAATGTTCTTATGTCGTTGATCAGTTTAATCGGAAGCCTGATAAATATGCAGACGTCATGACAGAGCAAAGATAA